One window of Candidatus Regiella endosymbiont of Tuberolachnus salignus genomic DNA carries:
- a CDS encoding calcium-binding protein — protein sequence MQGYGYTRGIQDLINYNRLLNRTDLTQEEKRDLRFERNFAIASLTSNFLIDGSQYGLAKLGGYLARTGPTPVIEIAQCGLRPFAPFLASRLGASRATVGLEILGSRLGQISFNAGSKFARMGAPALGVLASGFDIYNAYRSFSQLAQTTDPEIRQDLMVNGSLSVLGAAVGIGVNIAFAIGGTAAVVAGPLGLALGAAIIASAQIYSAVRQIEAIKRHITLTTIESWENGWRLFLGENLTPEVQRRWTEQVEKPAIRQEYDKLLEKYADTLLKQASPLQRLESYYYSRGDFHLKEYVKRELDLSVVGLLQNATPYYLVLNGGFTYKDSVSFIPTQLYGINDFVDANAPLSPASTVRKAVLAHPPQEALADSEEMVALFDLGDGDDIAIGHRNKRNSFNINIGAGRKNYTGGRLSDIFYLDCTAMPANPSRLDGGSALASDSNAPFSPTKEHDTLVARGKPLAAYGYLIDLKRGEIRYRGITGLVAEVFNIEHVIGHRETHDVLIGNEDNNQLDGQGGEDKLFGLGGDDVLTLAAGEANGGTGIDTYCILQNSQEKDVEISLSDSELAGEVSNIMLSHHVDQIESIRIISGGDGDERYPVKVAIRLRNNNGTHTTLLLKDAYQRNNENSKYLTLANRYLLSTRDGVLLLSGWPDSIAQDDEGNGSFSPIFNAQYSIAHDHRASSLNFFKAPQPADSPIRLAQNNGQGKITVAGATLSLPTFMQLVAEDTPFNDYLVGDNANNQLHSRRGNDQLQGKGGTDSYIIHLDENQGDTPRMIWIDNEDPHPNPQSDWLILPVAIEQISKISQVGNDIVLSHASPALGQFKIGLRNFMLDARYRHITVVDKRGGSYTLDVDEQGQAYLGQKQSEIQATERDDSILLSGAIILAEGSFHALAGDDTVFDSSECDRRLYGDAGNDILIASRSGRKTLEGGEGDDQLFSDVGNDILLGGTGNDQLMGGEGDDTYRYGQGDGDDLINDAGGHDTLLFDEGITHNDLRFKRAGNDLQITFLAKDTDRITVKHYFKSSAFQIEKIKMGRDEMRGDDIARLVQMIPSFPSSEREATSSVNPSLFTRDPNLAANPLSSH from the coding sequence ATGCAAGGTTATGGCTACACCCGCGGGATACAGGATCTGATTAACTATAACCGGCTGCTCAATCGCACTGATTTGACCCAGGAAGAAAAGCGGGATTTACGCTTTGAACGCAATTTCGCTATCGCCTCACTGACATCTAACTTTTTGATTGATGGTAGCCAATACGGCCTGGCTAAATTGGGGGGCTATCTGGCGCGTACAGGACCTACGCCGGTTATCGAGATTGCACAATGTGGCCTCAGACCCTTTGCGCCTTTTCTTGCTAGCAGGCTGGGCGCGAGTCGGGCAACCGTGGGACTGGAGATATTAGGCTCTCGCCTCGGGCAGATTAGCTTCAATGCGGGGAGCAAATTCGCCAGAATGGGCGCGCCTGCGTTAGGTGTATTGGCGAGCGGCTTTGACATTTACAATGCTTACCGATCATTTTCCCAATTGGCGCAGACCACTGATCCCGAAATTCGGCAAGATCTGATGGTGAATGGCTCACTTTCGGTGCTGGGAGCGGCGGTTGGCATCGGGGTGAATATTGCCTTTGCCATTGGCGGAACCGCCGCTGTGGTTGCAGGCCCCTTGGGTCTTGCGCTGGGCGCGGCGATTATCGCCAGTGCTCAAATTTATTCCGCCGTGCGCCAGATTGAAGCCATCAAGCGACATATCACACTGACGACCATTGAAAGCTGGGAGAATGGTTGGCGGCTATTTTTAGGGGAAAATTTGACACCCGAGGTGCAGAGACGGTGGACAGAACAGGTAGAGAAGCCAGCAATACGTCAAGAATATGACAAGTTATTAGAAAAATATGCGGATACATTGCTGAAACAAGCTTCTCCCTTACAACGGCTCGAGAGTTACTATTACAGTCGGGGTGATTTCCATCTGAAGGAATACGTTAAAAGAGAGCTGGATCTTAGCGTGGTAGGTCTTCTACAAAATGCGACACCTTATTATTTGGTGCTTAATGGCGGTTTTACGTATAAAGATAGCGTAAGTTTTATCCCAACTCAGCTTTATGGTATCAATGATTTCGTTGATGCCAATGCGCCGCTTTCCCCGGCCAGCACCGTCAGAAAAGCGGTTTTAGCCCATCCTCCACAGGAGGCGCTCGCTGACAGTGAAGAGATGGTGGCTCTGTTTGATCTCGGTGACGGTGACGATATCGCTATCGGTCATCGCAACAAAAGAAATAGTTTTAATATTAATATCGGCGCGGGGAGAAAAAATTATACCGGCGGCCGATTATCGGATATTTTCTATCTGGACTGCACGGCGATGCCTGCTAATCCGAGTCGACTGGATGGCGGCAGTGCATTAGCCAGCGATTCAAATGCCCCCTTTTCTCCGACAAAAGAGCACGACACGCTGGTTGCCCGTGGCAAACCGCTGGCCGCTTACGGTTATCTCATCGATCTTAAACGGGGTGAGATCCGCTATCGAGGCATAACAGGTCTGGTCGCTGAGGTTTTTAATATTGAGCATGTTATCGGACATCGTGAAACCCATGATGTGCTGATAGGAAATGAGGATAACAATCAGCTTGATGGTCAAGGAGGGGAAGACAAGCTGTTTGGCCTGGGAGGAGATGATGTATTGACATTGGCGGCAGGGGAGGCCAATGGCGGCACTGGCATAGATACTTACTGTATTTTGCAAAATTCACAAGAAAAAGACGTCGAAATCTCATTAAGTGACAGTGAATTGGCAGGAGAAGTGAGTAATATCATGCTCAGTCATCATGTCGATCAGATAGAATCTATTCGTATCATTTCAGGGGGCGATGGAGATGAGAGATACCCGGTAAAGGTCGCGATCAGGCTGCGCAATAACAATGGCACACACACCACGCTGTTATTAAAGGACGCTTACCAGCGTAATAATGAAAACAGCAAATATCTCACCTTAGCTAACCGCTACCTGCTGTCAACCCGTGACGGGGTATTATTGCTCTCGGGATGGCCAGACAGTATCGCGCAAGATGATGAGGGCAATGGGTCGTTTTCGCCGATTTTTAACGCGCAATACAGCATTGCACATGATCACCGAGCCAGCAGCCTGAATTTCTTTAAGGCTCCGCAACCGGCAGATAGCCCTATTCGCTTGGCGCAGAATAATGGCCAGGGAAAAATTACGGTCGCGGGTGCCACACTATCGCTGCCGACCTTTATGCAATTGGTGGCGGAAGATACGCCTTTTAATGATTATTTGGTGGGCGACAATGCCAATAATCAGTTACATAGCCGCCGGGGAAATGACCAGTTGCAGGGAAAAGGCGGTACTGATAGCTACATTATCCATCTTGACGAAAACCAAGGTGACACGCCCAGAATGATCTGGATCGATAATGAGGATCCTCACCCCAATCCCCAGTCAGATTGGTTGATCTTGCCGGTAGCGATTGAGCAAATCAGTAAAATCAGCCAGGTAGGTAACGATATTGTGTTAAGTCACGCCAGCCCGGCCTTGGGTCAATTTAAAATTGGTCTGCGCAACTTTATGCTCGACGCGCGTTACCGTCATATCACGGTGGTGGATAAACGGGGGGGTTCCTACACTTTGGATGTGGATGAACAGGGTCAGGCTTATCTTGGTCAGAAACAAAGTGAAATTCAGGCAACGGAGCGCGATGACAGTATTCTGTTATCGGGCGCCATCATCCTGGCAGAAGGGAGTTTCCATGCACTGGCCGGTGACGACACGGTTTTTGATAGCAGCGAATGTGATCGCAGGTTATATGGCGATGCGGGCAACGATATATTAATAGCCAGTCGATCAGGCAGAAAAACCCTCGAAGGAGGGGAAGGCGATGATCAACTGTTTAGTGATGTCGGAAACGATATTCTGCTAGGCGGTACCGGCAATGATCAGCTGATGGGCGGTGAAGGGGATGATACCTATCGTTATGGCCAGGGGGATGGTGATGATCTGATTAATGATGCAGGCGGCCATGATACTTTGCTCTTTGATGAAGGGATAACCCACAATGATTTGCGGTTTAAAAGAGCAGGAAACGACTTGCAAATTACATTCCTTGCCAAGGATACCGACAGGATAACCGTTAAGCACTACTTCAAATCATCTGCTTTTCAAATTGAGAAAATAAAGATGGGCAGAGATGAAATGCGCGGTGATGATATCGCGCGATTAGTGCAGATGATCCCTTCATTCCCTTCGTCTGAACGGGAAGCTACGTCATCTGTGAATCCGAGTCTATTCACCCGTGACCCAAATTTAGCAGCAAATCCGTTGTCATCACATTAA
- a CDS encoding type II toxin-antitoxin system RelE/ParE family toxin — protein MNEIRHYIDNNGNDPFDEWREQIRDTKARIAIDRRIMRVELGNFGDHKLLREGVWELRIDIGPGYRVYYAKAGLTIVLLLCGGDKRKQDADITRACEYWREWKSKSG, from the coding sequence ATGAATGAAATACGACACTACATCGATAACAATGGAAACGACCCTTTTGATGAGTGGCGTGAGCAGATACGCGACACCAAGGCTAGGATTGCTATTGACCGACGTATCATGCGTGTAGAGCTAGGCAATTTCGGCGACCACAAGCTTTTACGTGAAGGCGTCTGGGAGTTACGCATCGATATTGGTCCTGGCTATCGAGTCTATTACGCTAAAGCTGGCTTGACGATAGTTCTGCTGCTCTGCGGTGGAGACAAACGCAAGCAGGATGCAGACATAACCCGCGCATGTGAATATTGGCGCGAATGGAAAAGCAAGAGCGGATAG
- a CDS encoding DNA-binding protein: MKDRSHDDAMAEIFRKDPAYAAELLNDILEDGEQAELLVAMRQMAKAFGGVRRVAKEAELNSNQLYRTLSARGNPEIRSLNAILRVMGLRLAVQPITTN; this comes from the coding sequence ATGAAAGACAGATCACACGACGATGCAATGGCCGAAATATTCCGTAAAGACCCTGCTTATGCAGCTGAGCTGCTTAATGACATCCTCGAAGACGGTGAACAAGCCGAATTACTGGTTGCTATGCGCCAGATGGCTAAAGCTTTCGGTGGTGTTCGCCGGGTGGCAAAGGAGGCTGAGTTGAATTCAAACCAGCTCTATCGCACTTTATCTGCGAGGGGTAATCCAGAAATCAGAAGTTTAAACGCGATTTTACGTGTTATGGGCTTGCGTCTTGCTGTTCAACCTATCACTACTAATTAA
- the istA gene encoding IS21 family transposase: protein MLRREDHYMIKQRHQQGAFIVDIAHQIGCSEKTVRRHISYPAPPTAKCGKKQVAKLEPFKDYIDSRLSEQVWNAAVIFEEIREKGYRGGSAMLRRYIHPKRPLRASKNTVRFETLPGYQLQHDWGEIIVEVAGSACTVNFAVNTLGFSRRFHVFAAPKQDAEHTYESLVRSFNYFGGSVKNVLVDNQKAAVIKHGQNGHIEFNAGFLQLANHYGFSPRACKPYRPQTKGKTERMVGYVKHNFFTRYRQFESFAHVNQLLAMWLAKVADQRHLRQFKQTPENRFAEEKIALMPLPATDFDTSYFDLRQVAWDSYIDVRGNRYSVPSFWCGRAVNIRIGLDNTLRIYGDEQLLATHLLQEVTQGWQKVPEHHQALWQQVNRVASRSLSVYEELL from the coding sequence ATGCTAAGAAGAGAGGATCACTACATGATAAAACAACGCCATCAACAGGGGGCATTTATTGTTGATATTGCCCATCAGATAGGGTGTTCAGAAAAGACGGTGAGACGGCACATTAGCTATCCTGCGCCGCCAACAGCAAAATGCGGTAAAAAACAGGTTGCTAAACTCGAGCCCTTTAAAGACTACATCGATTCAAGGTTGAGTGAACAGGTTTGGAATGCGGCGGTTATTTTTGAGGAAATCCGTGAAAAAGGCTACCGCGGCGGGAGTGCGATGCTCCGACGTTATATTCATCCGAAGCGTCCACTCAGGGCCTCGAAAAACACGGTACGCTTTGAAACCCTCCCCGGTTATCAACTTCAACACGATTGGGGAGAAATCATCGTTGAGGTGGCAGGCTCTGCCTGTACGGTTAATTTTGCCGTTAATACGCTCGGTTTTTCGCGTCGCTTTCATGTCTTTGCTGCCCCTAAGCAAGATGCTGAGCACACGTATGAATCGCTGGTTCGCAGCTTCAATTACTTCGGTGGCAGCGTAAAAAATGTCTTGGTAGATAACCAAAAAGCCGCTGTTATCAAACATGGACAAAATGGCCACATCGAGTTCAATGCGGGCTTCCTGCAACTGGCTAATCACTATGGGTTTAGTCCTCGCGCCTGTAAGCCCTATCGACCGCAAACGAAAGGCAAAACCGAACGGATGGTGGGCTATGTTAAACACAATTTTTTCACTCGCTACCGTCAGTTTGAGAGTTTCGCTCATGTTAATCAACTGCTAGCGATGTGGCTGGCGAAAGTGGCAGACCAGCGTCATCTTCGTCAATTCAAGCAGACACCGGAAAATCGTTTTGCTGAGGAAAAAATAGCTTTGATGCCACTCCCTGCGACTGATTTCGATACCAGCTACTTCGACCTACGACAAGTGGCATGGGACAGCTATATCGATGTCAGAGGTAATCGCTATAGCGTGCCTTCATTCTGGTGTGGTCGTGCGGTTAATATTCGTATCGGTTTAGATAATACGCTACGTATTTACGGCGATGAGCAACTGCTCGCGACGCATCTCTTGCAGGAGGTAACGCAGGGCTGGCAAAAGGTGCCAGAACATCATCAAGCCCTTTGGCAACAGGTCAATCGAGTAGCGTCTCGTTCGCTCAGTGTGTATGAGGAGCTACTCTGA
- the istB gene encoding IS21-like element helper ATPase IstB: MMEMENLLIRLKMDYLGDALESLCEEATKKALNYREFLQQALAQEWNGRHQKGLESRLKQARLPWIKTLEQFDFTFQPSIDRKIIRELAGLRFVEHHENVILLGPPGVGKTHLAIALAVKAATAGHRVLFMPLDRLCCTLMKAKQENRLERQLQQLCYARVLILDEIGYLPMNREEASLFFRLLSRRYEKASIILTSNKSFTDWGDVFGDHILATAILDRLLHHSTTLNIKGESYRLKNKRKAGMLPIKTTDIIQAPGIETQQEN, from the coding sequence CTGATGGAAATGGAAAACTTGTTGATACGGTTAAAAATGGATTACCTGGGCGATGCGTTGGAGAGTTTATGTGAAGAAGCCACCAAGAAAGCACTGAACTACCGTGAATTTCTCCAGCAGGCATTAGCCCAGGAATGGAACGGGCGTCACCAAAAAGGCTTGGAATCGCGGTTAAAACAAGCACGTTTGCCGTGGATAAAAACCTTGGAGCAATTTGACTTTACTTTCCAACCAAGTATAGACAGGAAAATTATCCGCGAGCTGGCGGGGCTGAGGTTTGTCGAACATCATGAAAACGTCATTTTGTTAGGCCCACCTGGGGTAGGGAAAACGCATTTGGCGATAGCGCTGGCTGTCAAGGCAGCTACAGCTGGGCATCGGGTATTGTTTATGCCTCTGGATAGACTCTGCTGTACCTTAATGAAGGCAAAGCAAGAAAACCGTCTGGAACGCCAACTTCAGCAACTGTGCTATGCCAGGGTATTAATACTGGATGAAATCGGGTATTTACCGATGAATCGCGAAGAAGCTAGCCTATTTTTCAGGTTATTGAGCCGTCGTTATGAAAAGGCGAGCATCATTCTCACATCAAATAAAAGTTTTACTGATTGGGGGGACGTATTCGGTGATCACATTTTAGCAACTGCGATTTTAGACAGGCTTTTACATCATTCAACCACATTGAATATTAAAGGAGAAAGCTATCGACTCAAAAATAAACGCAAAGCAGGCATGTTGCCTATAAAAACGACTGATATTATCCAGGCGCCTGGAATAGAAACCCAACAGGAAAATTAG
- the trbC gene encoding F-type conjugative transfer protein TrbC — protein MDKRPASIDPRRVNRPLFNATLADTLLSPTGVQLMLLMALIFGCFWPATLLMGLPASVIILILFSDRPFRMPLRLPTDVGEPDLTTERESFKARSGLAGLFSFVTRTRNYQQAAGILCLGYARGKSLARELWLNLDDALRHIQLMATTGGGKTEAILSVYLNSLCWGRGMCLSDGKAENSLAFAVWSLARRFGREDDVYVLNFLTGGKSKFTSLVKGEHSRPQSNSINLFANASETFIIQLMDSLLPTANGNEDGWQDKARAMISALIYALCYKREKDGLLLSQSVIQHYLPLRKTVELYQEAKKNNWHAAGYQPLENYLNTLAGFDMTLIDRPSEWAQSVFDQHGFLIQQFTRMLTLFNDIYGHVFPQGAGDIDLRDVLHNDRILVVLIPALELSSSEAATLGKLYISGLRMTLSQDLGDRFEGKREDVLIAKKFAGKFPYPLIFDELGAYFAPGIDKLAAQMRSLHYMLMIAAQDVQSLLAKSMREFFTVSANQRTKWFMALEDAVETFNIIRSAAGKGYYSELATVERKSGIVGEQYEEADTRHIRERDNIELSELKALNSGEGVIVFQDAVVRSSAIFIPDDEKLSTKLPMRINRFIELKRPTFNALCEIVPELAQKRPVSQANVDGILRQLQHAPRKMARMEDKTLMKVATVALDLDNRDDTSYTPAERGILLFEAARRSLTRTTGHYKSQQEPKNISISRKELENTHENT, from the coding sequence ATGGATAAACGACCCGCTTCAATCGATCCGCGGCGAGTGAATCGCCCTCTGTTCAATGCCACTCTTGCCGACACGTTACTGTCTCCCACGGGCGTACAATTAATGCTATTGATGGCATTGATTTTTGGCTGCTTCTGGCCAGCCACCTTGCTGATGGGATTGCCTGCCTCAGTAATAATATTGATTCTTTTCAGCGATAGACCGTTTCGTATGCCGCTACGGCTCCCCACGGATGTCGGGGAGCCCGATCTGACCACGGAGCGTGAAAGCTTTAAAGCGCGCTCAGGGCTGGCGGGACTGTTCTCTTTTGTCACTCGTACGCGAAACTACCAGCAGGCCGCGGGCATACTCTGTCTGGGTTACGCGCGGGGCAAATCGCTGGCGCGGGAATTGTGGCTGAATCTCGATGATGCATTGCGCCATATCCAACTGATGGCCACCACCGGGGGCGGAAAAACCGAAGCCATTTTATCGGTTTACCTTAATTCACTCTGCTGGGGTCGCGGCATGTGCCTCTCAGACGGTAAAGCAGAAAACAGCCTGGCCTTCGCGGTCTGGTCACTGGCGCGTCGCTTTGGTCGGGAAGACGATGTGTATGTGCTGAATTTTTTAACTGGGGGGAAGAGCAAATTTACCTCTTTGGTGAAGGGCGAGCACTCGCGGCCTCAATCCAATTCCATTAACCTGTTTGCCAACGCCTCCGAAACCTTCATCATCCAGTTAATGGATTCTCTCTTGCCCACGGCAAACGGCAATGAAGACGGCTGGCAAGACAAAGCCAGAGCCATGATCAGCGCCTTAATCTATGCGCTGTGCTACAAACGGGAAAAAGACGGATTACTGTTATCACAAAGCGTCATTCAGCATTATTTGCCGCTGCGCAAGACAGTGGAACTCTATCAAGAGGCCAAAAAAAATAACTGGCATGCGGCCGGCTATCAACCGCTGGAAAATTACTTAAATACGCTGGCAGGGTTTGATATGACCCTGATCGACCGACCGTCTGAATGGGCGCAAAGCGTCTTCGATCAGCATGGCTTTCTTATTCAGCAATTCACTCGCATGCTTACCCTGTTTAATGACATTTACGGCCATGTGTTCCCTCAAGGCGCCGGTGACATTGATTTGCGCGATGTCCTGCATAATGATCGCATTCTTGTCGTCCTTATTCCTGCCCTGGAGCTCTCCAGTAGCGAAGCCGCTACCCTGGGTAAACTCTATATTTCCGGCCTGCGCATGACCCTCAGTCAGGATTTGGGCGATCGCTTTGAAGGGAAACGCGAAGACGTCCTGATCGCGAAAAAATTTGCAGGAAAATTCCCCTACCCCCTCATTTTTGACGAACTGGGTGCTTATTTTGCGCCGGGTATCGACAAACTGGCGGCACAGATGCGTTCGTTGCACTACATGCTCATGATTGCCGCCCAAGATGTGCAATCCTTACTGGCAAAATCGATGCGTGAATTTTTTACCGTCAGCGCCAACCAGCGCACCAAATGGTTTATGGCATTAGAAGATGCCGTGGAAACCTTCAACATCATTCGTTCCGCCGCCGGTAAGGGCTATTATTCTGAACTGGCTACCGTCGAGCGTAAAAGCGGTATCGTCGGGGAGCAATACGAAGAGGCGGATACCCGCCACATCCGTGAACGCGACAACATCGAGCTGAGTGAATTAAAAGCCCTCAACAGCGGTGAAGGGGTGATTGTTTTTCAGGATGCCGTTGTACGCAGTTCAGCGATTTTCATTCCTGACGATGAAAAGCTGTCAACCAAACTGCCGATGCGCATTAACCGCTTTATCGAATTAAAGCGCCCGACGTTCAATGCGCTCTGTGAAATCGTGCCTGAATTGGCGCAAAAGCGCCCGGTTTCTCAGGCCAATGTTGACGGTATTTTGCGGCAACTCCAGCATGCGCCGAGGAAAATGGCACGGATGGAAGACAAAACCTTAATGAAGGTGGCTACCGTCGCTCTCGACCTGGATAACCGTGATGACACCTCCTACACGCCAGCAGAACGCGGCATATTGTTGTTTGAAGCCGCCCGGCGTTCGTTAACAAGGACAACGGGTCACTACAAAAGCCAGCAGGAACCCAAAAACATTAGCATTAGCCGTAAGGAGCTAGAAAACACTCATGAAAATACGTAA
- a CDS encoding type II toxin-antitoxin system RelE/ParE family toxin yields the protein MKTPSQKSLLWVGSSKKDLQLLPDEVQDVFGYALHLAQSGEKHPDAKPLKGFGGAGVLEVVENYATNAYRAVYTVRFDTAVYVLHVFQKKSNSGIATPKPDVEKIRERLKIAENDAKGG from the coding sequence ATGAAAACACCATCACAAAAATCGTTGCTATGGGTTGGTAGCAGTAAAAAAGATTTGCAACTGTTGCCTGATGAAGTCCAGGATGTATTTGGCTATGCGTTGCATCTGGCTCAATCAGGTGAAAAGCATCCTGATGCGAAACCATTGAAAGGTTTTGGCGGTGCTGGGGTGTTAGAAGTTGTCGAAAATTATGCTACAAATGCCTATAGAGCAGTGTATACCGTTAGATTTGATACCGCTGTGTACGTGCTTCATGTTTTCCAAAAAAAATCCAATTCAGGCATAGCGACGCCTAAGCCTGATGTAGAGAAAATACGCGAGCGTCTCAAAATAGCGGAAAATGATGCTAAAGGAGGCTGA
- a CDS encoding helix-turn-helix transcriptional regulator, translated as MTPNIEISSGNIYADLEMPDAETMQLKAQLASKITDIIKHKRMTQTEAARLLGMTQPKLSHLLRGQFRGISETKMLECLTLLGRDVQIVIGKSRRTPKAGSLNVIFS; from the coding sequence ATGACACCCAATATTGAAATCAGCAGCGGCAATATTTATGCCGATCTCGAGATGCCTGATGCTGAAACCATGCAATTAAAAGCGCAATTGGCATCAAAAATTACCGATATTATTAAGCATAAACGCATGACCCAGACTGAAGCAGCCCGTTTACTGGGTATGACACAACCCAAATTATCTCACCTGCTACGAGGGCAGTTTAGAGGGATCAGCGAAACTAAAATGCTGGAATGCCTTACTTTGCTGGGACGTGATGTACAAATAGTGATTGGTAAATCTCGCCGTACACCAAAAGCAGGCAGTTTAAACGTTATTTTCTCTTAA
- a CDS encoding DsbC family protein — translation MRPKTFSTHIIGSILTTRLGHADSGAVLFTLDISQETHFFMQGNHLIIRQNNQQDIVMLDDRLSPADAQNVLNTLTQAVMQHQKIKLWRRRIVWGLILITLAAVCGHRLLPTTPPIQTALLPSSEQPPASWLAASSVPETVQLPSREYREPAETIQPTSTAWATLANNLRDAAGRKLFTVPLTTGHSRTLYVFSDPLCQHCRDLEPTLAAMGKNVNIDVFPVTLIGKNQTAAQIIPVLCAPPEKRRALWKALLADNSPAQAPSCDIGEKALAVNDKAFAAYGFPGTPQLIADDGRPVPFSALENDETLAAFMNAGAPLKRK, via the coding sequence ATGCGCCCGAAAACATTTTCTACCCACATCATCGGCTCCATCCTGACGACCCGCCTCGGTCATGCTGACAGCGGCGCGGTGCTTTTTACCTTGGATATCAGCCAGGAAACCCATTTTTTCATGCAGGGTAACCACCTGATCATTCGCCAAAATAACCAGCAAGATATCGTTATGCTCGATGACCGTCTTTCACCCGCTGATGCCCAAAACGTGCTCAATACGTTGACCCAGGCTGTGATGCAACACCAAAAAATAAAATTATGGCGGAGGCGAATAGTGTGGGGTCTCATACTTATCACCCTAGCGGCGGTGTGCGGCCATCGACTCTTACCCACGACACCCCCGATACAGACCGCGCTATTGCCGTCATCCGAGCAGCCCCCGGCATCCTGGCTGGCTGCCTCATCGGTGCCGGAAACCGTTCAACTCCCCTCCCGTGAATACCGCGAGCCGGCAGAGACGATTCAACCTACGTCAACCGCATGGGCCACCTTAGCCAATAATTTACGCGACGCCGCTGGGCGAAAGCTCTTCACCGTTCCTTTAACCACCGGTCATTCACGCACTTTATACGTATTTTCCGACCCCCTCTGCCAACATTGCCGGGATCTCGAACCCACCTTGGCGGCCATGGGCAAAAACGTCAATATTGACGTTTTTCCGGTGACATTGATTGGAAAAAACCAAACCGCGGCTCAGATAATCCCCGTGCTTTGTGCTCCACCCGAAAAACGGCGCGCCTTGTGGAAAGCGTTATTGGCTGACAACTCCCCCGCTCAAGCGCCTTCCTGTGATATTGGCGAAAAAGCCTTAGCGGTTAACGACAAAGCCTTTGCTGCGTATGGTTTCCCCGGGACACCGCAACTGATTGCAGATGACGGTCGTCCCGTGCCCTTCAGTGCGCTAGAAAACGATGAAACATTAGCAGCATTTATGAATGCAGGCGCCCCGCTTAAGAGAAAATAA